The proteins below come from a single Falco rusticolus isolate bFalRus1 chromosome 8, bFalRus1.pri, whole genome shotgun sequence genomic window:
- the RNF14 gene encoding E3 ubiquitin-protein ligase RNF14 isoform X2, producing MSSEDKEAQEDELLALASIYDEDEFKRAESAQGGETRICLELPQNFKVFVSDSSPENLQSGGFEYTVCFLPPLVLNFELPPDYPSTSPPAFTLSGKWLSQAQLSALCKHLDNVWEENRGCVVLFAWMQFLKEETLNYLNISSPYELKLCCPGSGQSRTPLVPLDSEDSGGAAGCAAAKEEVIDARAVQDVESLSSLIREILDFDQAQRRKCFNSKMYLCNICFCEKLGSECMYFIECSHVYCKACLKDYFEIQIRDGQVRCLNCPEPKCSSVATPGQVKELVGEQLFARYDRLLLQSSLDLMADVVYCPRPGCQTPVMQEPGCTMGMCSCCNYAFCTLCRMTYHGVSPCKVTAEKLMELRNEYLEADEAGKRFLEQRYGKRVIQKALEEMESKEWLEKNSKSCPCCGTPIEKLDGCNKMTCTGCMQYFCWLCMGSLSRVNPYRHFNDPSSPCFNRLFQAMHIDGEFWEVEDQ from the exons ATGtcttcagaagacaaagaagCTCAGGAGGACGAGCTGCTGGCTTTGGCTAGCATATATGACGAAGATGAGTTCAAGAGAGCCGAGTCTGCCCAAGGAGGAGAAACAAGAATTTGTCTGGAGTTACCCCAAAACTTCAAAGTATTCGTGAGCG ACAGTTCCCCGGAGAACCTGCAGAGCGGTGGGTTTGAGTACACCGTTTGCTTTCTGCCTCCCCTCGTGCTGAATTTTGAGCTCCCACCAGACTACCCGTCAACCTCCCCACCGGCGTTCACCCTCAGTGGGAAATGGCTCTCCCAGGCCCAG cTCAGTGCTCTTTGCAAACACTTGGACAATGTATGGGAAGAGAACCGAGGCTGTGTGGTCTTATTTGCCTGGATGCagtttctgaaggaagaaacacTGAATTACCTGAATATTTCCTCCCCATACGAGCTAAAACTGTGCTGTCCAGGGAGCGGGCAGAGCAGGACACCTTTGGTCCCTCTTGACAGCGAGGATAGTGGTGGTGCAGCAGGCTGTGCCGCAGCCAAAGAAGAAGTCATTGATGCAAGAGCTGTACAGGATGTGGAATCATTGTCGAGTCTGATTAGGGAAATCTTGGACTTTGATCAGGCTCAGAGGAGGAAGTGCTTTAACAGTAAGATGTACTTGTGCAATAtctgcttctgtgagaagctgggTAGTGAGTGTATGTACTTCATCGAGTGCAGCCACGTGTACTGCAAAGCCTGCCTGAAGGACTACTTTGAAATACAGATCAGGGATGGTCAGGTCCGCTGCCTCAACTGCCCGGAACCGAAGTGTTCTTCTGTTGCTACTCCTGGCCAG GTGAAAGAGCTGGTTGGAGAGCAGCTGTTTGCGCGCTATGACCGCCTGCTTCTGCAGTCCAGCCTGGACCTGATGGCGGATGTAGTGTACTGCCCCCGCCCGGGCTGCCAGACACCGGTCATGCAGGAACCGGGCTGCACCATGGGCATGTGTTCCTGTTGCAACTATGCTTTTTGTACCCTCTGCAGGATGACTTACCATGGGGTCTCTCCGTGTAAAGTCACCGCAG agaAATTAATGGAATTGCGAAATGAGTATCTAGAAGCAGATGAGGCAGGTAAAAGATTTTTGGAACAACGCTATGGCAAACGGGTGATTCAGAAAGCCCTTGAGGAGATGGAGAGTAAGGAATGGCTAGAAAAGAACTCAAAGTCTTGCCCTTGCTGTGGGACTCCTATAGAG aAACTAGATGGCTGTAACAAAATGACGTGCACTGGCTGCATGCAGTATTTCTGCTGGCTTTGTATGGGTTCTCTGTCAAGGGTGAACCCATACAGGCACTTCAACGATCCATCTTCCCCGTGCTTTAACAG attgTTTCAAGCCATGCATATTGATGGTGAGTTCTGGGAAGTTGAAGACCAGTAG
- the GNPDA1 gene encoding glucosamine-6-phosphate isomerase 1 has product MKLVILETYEQASEWAAKYIRNRIVQFGPGPGRFFTLGLPTGSTPLGCYGKLVEYCRNGDLSFKYVKTFNMDEYVGLPRDHPESYHSFMWNNFFKHIDILAENVHILDGNAPDLQAECDAFEDKIKAAGGIELFVGGIGPDGHIAFNEPGSSLVSRTRVKTLAMDTILANARFFDGDLSKVPTMALTVGVGTVMDAREVMILITGAHKAFALYKAIEEGVNHMWTVSAFQKHPNTVFVCDEDATLELKVKTVKYFKGLMLVHNKLVEPLYSMKEMEAERSQSKKPYSD; this is encoded by the exons ATGAAGCTCGTCATTCTGGAGACGTACGAGCAGGCCAGCGAGTGGGCCGCCAAGTACATCCGCAACCGCATCGTCCAGTtcgggcccggccccgggcggTTCTTCACGCTGGGGCTGCCCACAG GCAGCACGCCGCTGGGCTGCTACGGGAAGCTGGTGGAGTACTGCCGGAACGGGGACCTCTCCTTCAAGTACGTGAAAACCTTCAACATGGACGAGTACGTGG GTCTCCCAAGGGATCATCCGGAAAGTTACCATTCTTTCATGTGGAATAACTTCTTTAAGCATATTGACATCTTGGCAGAAAACGTTCACATTTTGGATGGAAATGCACCTGATCTACAAGCAGAATGTGATGCGTTTGAGGATAAAATCAAAGCCGCTGGAGGAATTGAACTCTTTGTTGGAG GTATCGGCCCAGACGGTCACATTGCCTTCAACGAGCCTGGATCAAGCTTGGTATCCAGGACACGGGTGAAGACCTTGGCTATGGACACTATCTTGGCTAACGCCAGGTTCTTTGATGGTGACCTCTCCAAAGTCCCCACAATGGCTTTGACAGTTGGAGTAGGCACTGTCATGGATGCCAGAGAG GTGATGATTCTTATCACAGGAGCCCACAAAGCCTTTGCTTTGTACAAAGCTATTGAGGAAGGTGTCAACCACATGTGGACAGTATCTGCTTTCCAGAAGCACCCCAAcactgtgtttgtgtgtgatgAGGATGCCACGCTGGAACTCAAAGTTAAGACAGTGAAATACTTTAAAG GTTTAATGCTGGTTCACAACAAGCTTGTGGAACCCTTATACAGCATGAAGGAGATGGAAGCAGAAAGGAGCCAGTCTAAGAAGCCATACAGCGATTAA
- the RNF14 gene encoding E3 ubiquitin-protein ligase RNF14 isoform X1, which yields MSSEDKEAQEDELLALASIYDEDEFKRAESAQGGETRICLELPQNFKVFVSDSSPENLQSGGFEYTVCFLPPLVLNFELPPDYPSTSPPAFTLSGKWLSQAQLSALCKHLDNVWEENRGCVVLFAWMQFLKEETLNYLNISSPYELKLCCPGSGQSRTPLVPLDSEDSGGAAGCAAAKEEVIDARAVQDVESLSSLIREILDFDQAQRRKCFNSKMYLCNICFCEKLGSECMYFIECSHVYCKACLKDYFEIQIRDGQVRCLNCPEPKCSSVATPGQVKELVGEQLFARYDRLLLQSSLDLMADVVYCPRPGCQTPVMQEPGCTMGMCSCCNYAFCTLCRMTYHGVSPCKVTAEKLMELRNEYLEADEAGKRFLEQRYGKRVIQKALEEMESKEWLEKNSKSCPCCGTPIEKLDGCNKMTCTGCMQYFCWLCMGSLSRVNPYRHFNDPSSPCFNRLFQAMHIDVWHVYGSTGCVWDSSTLRLGDDRF from the exons ATGtcttcagaagacaaagaagCTCAGGAGGACGAGCTGCTGGCTTTGGCTAGCATATATGACGAAGATGAGTTCAAGAGAGCCGAGTCTGCCCAAGGAGGAGAAACAAGAATTTGTCTGGAGTTACCCCAAAACTTCAAAGTATTCGTGAGCG ACAGTTCCCCGGAGAACCTGCAGAGCGGTGGGTTTGAGTACACCGTTTGCTTTCTGCCTCCCCTCGTGCTGAATTTTGAGCTCCCACCAGACTACCCGTCAACCTCCCCACCGGCGTTCACCCTCAGTGGGAAATGGCTCTCCCAGGCCCAG cTCAGTGCTCTTTGCAAACACTTGGACAATGTATGGGAAGAGAACCGAGGCTGTGTGGTCTTATTTGCCTGGATGCagtttctgaaggaagaaacacTGAATTACCTGAATATTTCCTCCCCATACGAGCTAAAACTGTGCTGTCCAGGGAGCGGGCAGAGCAGGACACCTTTGGTCCCTCTTGACAGCGAGGATAGTGGTGGTGCAGCAGGCTGTGCCGCAGCCAAAGAAGAAGTCATTGATGCAAGAGCTGTACAGGATGTGGAATCATTGTCGAGTCTGATTAGGGAAATCTTGGACTTTGATCAGGCTCAGAGGAGGAAGTGCTTTAACAGTAAGATGTACTTGTGCAATAtctgcttctgtgagaagctgggTAGTGAGTGTATGTACTTCATCGAGTGCAGCCACGTGTACTGCAAAGCCTGCCTGAAGGACTACTTTGAAATACAGATCAGGGATGGTCAGGTCCGCTGCCTCAACTGCCCGGAACCGAAGTGTTCTTCTGTTGCTACTCCTGGCCAG GTGAAAGAGCTGGTTGGAGAGCAGCTGTTTGCGCGCTATGACCGCCTGCTTCTGCAGTCCAGCCTGGACCTGATGGCGGATGTAGTGTACTGCCCCCGCCCGGGCTGCCAGACACCGGTCATGCAGGAACCGGGCTGCACCATGGGCATGTGTTCCTGTTGCAACTATGCTTTTTGTACCCTCTGCAGGATGACTTACCATGGGGTCTCTCCGTGTAAAGTCACCGCAG agaAATTAATGGAATTGCGAAATGAGTATCTAGAAGCAGATGAGGCAGGTAAAAGATTTTTGGAACAACGCTATGGCAAACGGGTGATTCAGAAAGCCCTTGAGGAGATGGAGAGTAAGGAATGGCTAGAAAAGAACTCAAAGTCTTGCCCTTGCTGTGGGACTCCTATAGAG aAACTAGATGGCTGTAACAAAATGACGTGCACTGGCTGCATGCAGTATTTCTGCTGGCTTTGTATGGGTTCTCTGTCAAGGGTGAACCCATACAGGCACTTCAACGATCCATCTTCCCCGTGCTTTAACAG attgTTTCAAGCCATGCATATTGATG TCTGGCATGTATATGGCAGCACAGGTTGTGTGTGGGACAGCTCTACTTTGCGTCTGGGTGATGATCGCTTCTAG